The DNA sequence TCGGTATCACGCTGTACGTCGGTCAGCGCAAGGGCTCGGCGAGTACCACCGGCAGCGGCGACGAGGCGATTCGCGAAACCGTGGCGGCGGCACTGGCGATCGCCAGGCATGCGTCGGAAGACGAATTCGCCGGGCTCGCCGATCCTGCTCTGATGGCTAAGGATGTGCCGAACCTGGACCTTTACCATCCCTGGAGCATTGCGCCGGATGAGGCGGTGGAGTTGGCCTTGAGCTGCGAGGCGGCGGCCTTCGCGGCTGATTCGCGCATTCGAAATGCAGACGGCACCAGCCTGAGCACCCACCAAGGGTGCCGCGGCTATGGCAACAGCAACGGCTTCATTGGCGCCTACTGCAGCACCCGCCACAGCCTGAGCAGCGTGATGATCGCCGAGTCCGATGGGCAGATGCAGCGCGATTATCACTATGACGTCAGCCGCGTCGCCAGCGATCTGGCCTCTGCCGAGTCGATCGGTCGTCGTGCCGCTGAGCGCGCCGTTCGCCGTCTCGGCGCTCGCCCCGTGCCGACGTGCGACGTTCCAGTGCTGTTCTCCTCGGAACTGGCGACTGGGTTGTTTGGGCATTTCCTCGCGGCGATTTCCGGCGGCAATATCTATCGCAAGTCTTCCTATCTGGAAGATGCGCTGGGCCAGACGCTGTTTCCCGAGTGGCTGAGCCTCGACGAGCGTCCGCACCTGCTGCGCGGGTTGGCCAGTTCGGCCTATGACAGCGATGGCTTGGCGACCTACGCCAAACCCTTCGTCGAGAATGGCAAGCTGCTTTCCTATGTGATGGGCACCTACTCCGGACGCAAGTTGGGAATGCCCAGCACGGCCAATGCGGGCGGCGTGCACAACCTTTTCGTCACCCACGGGGATGAGGATCAGGCTGCACTGATTCGCCGTATGGGACGTGGTTTGCTGGTCACCGAGTTGATGGGGCAGGGCTTGAACCTGGTCACCGGCGACTACTCGCGCGGTGCTGGCGGTTTCTGGGTCGAGAATGGTGAGATTCAGTTCCCGGTACAGGAGGTTACTATCGCCGGCAATCTGCGCGACATGTTCCGCCAGATCGTCGCGGTCGGCTGCGATGTCGAGACGCGTAGCAGCATTCACACGGGATCGGTGCTGATCGAGCGAATGAAGGTGGCGGGGAGTTAAAGCGGCAAGTTGAAAGCCGATAGCAGCTGGAGGCTGGCTGGGCGAAAAGAGGCTGTAAGGTTGAAGCGAGTAGTTTGAAAAGGCGCGGCTGGGCTCGGCACTGTTTCGCTTCCAGCCTTCCAGCTGCTCTATTCCCCTTCCTCGAAATAGTCTTCGATCAGTGCTATCAGCGCATCGACCGCCTCTTGCTCCTGCTCGCCCTCGGTGTGCAGGTGCAGGTTGGTGCCCTTGCTGGCCGCGAGCATCATGACCGCCATGATGCTTTTGCCATCAACGAGGGTGGCAGGACAACGGCCAATGCGGATGTCGCAGGGAAACCGGTTGGCGACGCCGACGAACTTGGCGGCTGCGCGGGCATGCAGGCCCAGCTTGTTGATGATGGTGATTTCGCACGAGGGCATGTGGGGTCCTAAGCCAGGTCGCGATGGCGTACCTGGACATTCTTCAAAGGTTCGCGCAGCGCCTGGCCGAGTCGCTCGGCCAGATAGACCGAACGGTGGTGCCCGCCAGTGCAGCCGATGGCGACCGTGACATAGGCGCGATTGCTGGCGGCAAAGCGCGGAAGCCATTTGCTCAAGTAGGCGAAGATGTCCTGAAACATCTCTTCGACATCCGCTTGTGTGGCGAGATAGTCGATGACGGGCTGGTCCAGCCCGGAAAAGTCGCGCAGATCGGCCTTCCAGTACGGATTCGGCAGGCAGCGCACATCGAACACGAGGTCGGCATCAACCGGCATTCCACGCTTGAATCCAAAGGACTCGAAGAGAAACGCCGTACCCGGTTCCGGCTTGTTCAGCAGGCGAAGCTTCAGCGTGTCACGCAATTGATAGAGGTTCAGATGCGTCGTGTCGACCTTGAGATCGGCGAGGTCGATGATGGGAGCCAGAAGCAGCTCCTCGTCACGGATAGCTTCGGCCAACGAACGATTCTGATTGGTCAGCGGGTGGCGCCGGCGGGTTTCCGAGAAGCGCTTGAGCAGTGTCTCGTCCGCCGCATCGAGGTACAGCACATCGCACTGGATATGCCGGGCACGGGCCTCTTCGAGCAACTCGGGAAAACGCTTCAACTGGCTGGGCAGGTTGCGCGCATCGATGGATACGGCGACCTGCGGCTGTATCAGCTCCGTATGCAGCAACGCCCGTTCCGCCAGTTCCGGCAGCAGTCCGGCGGGAAGGTTGTCGATACAGTAGAAGCCGTTGTCCTCGAGCACGTCGAGCGCGGTGCTCTTGCCAGACCCGGAGCGACCGCTGACGATGATCAGGCGCATGGCGGCGCGACGCCCGGCAGGATACGAGCGTGCTGGCATGAGCCTGGCTGCACGCTGTACTGTCGAGGTGGTTGGTGCAAGGTTAGGGACACGTCTCTTTCCTCACTCGTCGCAGGGCCAGCGAGATGGTTTCCGCTAGTGGCCGCTCTGAATATCAACGACGGTCTGATACAGATCCTGTCCCGTTCTGGCCTGGCGCAGACGCTCACGAACGTCCTCGCGATCGAGCATGCTAGCAATCTGGCGAAGCAGTTCGAGGTGTTCGTCAGTCGCCGCTTCCGGCACGAGCAGGACGAACAACAGATCGACCGGAGCGCCGTCGATGGCATCGAAGTCCACCGGATCATCCAGCCTCAACACCGCGCTGAGTGGCGAGGTGCAGCCGGGCATGCGGCAGTGCGG is a window from the Pseudomonas sp. MTM4 genome containing:
- the pmbA gene encoding metalloprotease PmbA, with product MSEVEGIGPHVLPGLRDRIAQIIEEASRQGASACEVSVSMEQGLSTTVRQREVETVEFNRDQGFGITLYVGQRKGSASTTGSGDEAIRETVAAALAIARHASEDEFAGLADPALMAKDVPNLDLYHPWSIAPDEAVELALSCEAAAFAADSRIRNADGTSLSTHQGCRGYGNSNGFIGAYCSTRHSLSSVMIAESDGQMQRDYHYDVSRVASDLASAESIGRRAAERAVRRLGARPVPTCDVPVLFSSELATGLFGHFLAAISGGNIYRKSSYLEDALGQTLFPEWLSLDERPHLLRGLASSAYDSDGLATYAKPFVENGKLLSYVMGTYSGRKLGMPSTANAGGVHNLFVTHGDEDQAALIRRMGRGLLVTELMGQGLNLVTGDYSRGAGGFWVENGEIQFPVQEVTIAGNLRDMFRQIVAVGCDVETRSSIHTGSVLIERMKVAGS
- a CDS encoding HPr family phosphocarrier protein; protein product: MPSCEITIINKLGLHARAAAKFVGVANRFPCDIRIGRCPATLVDGKSIMAVMMLAASKGTNLHLHTEGEQEQEAVDALIALIEDYFEEGE
- the rapZ gene encoding RNase adapter RapZ; translated protein: MRLIIVSGRSGSGKSTALDVLEDNGFYCIDNLPAGLLPELAERALLHTELIQPQVAVSIDARNLPSQLKRFPELLEEARARHIQCDVLYLDAADETLLKRFSETRRRHPLTNQNRSLAEAIRDEELLLAPIIDLADLKVDTTHLNLYQLRDTLKLRLLNKPEPGTAFLFESFGFKRGMPVDADLVFDVRCLPNPYWKADLRDFSGLDQPVIDYLATQADVEEMFQDIFAYLSKWLPRFAASNRAYVTVAIGCTGGHHRSVYLAERLGQALREPLKNVQVRHRDLA
- the ptsN gene encoding PTS IIA-like nitrogen regulatory protein PtsN, with product MIRLENILTPARSLVNVPGGSKKRVLEQIAKVLGRDLPDLDSQTIFESFVAREKLGSTGFGNGIAIPHCRMPGCTSPLSAVLRLDDPVDFDAIDGAPVDLLFVLLVPEAATDEHLELLRQIASMLDREDVRERLRQARTGQDLYQTVVDIQSGH